A part of Dermacentor variabilis isolate Ectoservices chromosome 10, ASM5094787v1, whole genome shotgun sequence genomic DNA contains:
- the Cdc50 gene encoding cell cycle control protein 50A, whose product MQQDSMDESDEAPSLPLTEFVDDEDDMTTRPTTSKDLASSLPQSRPLGPPRTQKQKATADELSSSEGTPVAAGSCRDPFLSRGLDDVTVNIRRCRRLAVGKMSNPERKSKKPSSSAFKQQRLSAWQPILTAGTVLPTFFVIGLAFVPIGIGLLVSSNEVQEFQYDYTDCKEKGKNVTCASVIQNDIKKTCVCLERITLPEDFKSEVYVYYGLTNFYQNHRRYVKSRDDTQLLGKPLQTNLDCEPFAQDPKTGKPIAPCGAIANSIFNDTLTLKYRHKQDRDGIEDPTMVHMLFDKIAWPTDRRVKFRNPPGMNFNGTAKPPNWPLPVEDVGGFENESLIVWMRTAALPTFRKLYGRVDHSRELFVSSLPKGDYDLEIVYRYPVMPFKGSKRIILSNTSWLGGRNPFLGIAYIAVGSLCLALAFVFLVIHNKFGKNTHDLVNITQRTPY is encoded by the exons AACCCGTCCGACGACGTCCAAGGACCTCGCTTCGTCGCTGCCGCAGTCTCGGCCGCTGGGGCCTCCTCGCACACAGAAGCAGAAAGCCACGGCAGACGAGCTCTCGTCCAGCGAAGGGACGCCCGTCGCCGCCGGAAGTTGTCGCGATCCATTCCTGTCACGTGGGCTGGATGACGTCACGGTCAACATCCGGCGGTGCCGTCGTCTTGCGGTCGGAAAGATGTCGAACCCCGAGCGCAAGAGCAAGAAACCCTCGA GCAGTGCTTTCAAGCAGCAGCGGCTGTCGGCATGGCAGCCGATTCTGACAGCTGGCACGGTGCTGCCGACGTTCTTCGTCATAGGCCTTGCATTCGTCCCCATAGGCATCGGTCTGCTAGTTTCATCCAACGAG GTGCAGGAGTTCCAGTATGACTACACGGACTGCAAGGAGAAGGGCAAAAACGTGACATGCGCGTCCGTcatacagaacgatatcaaaaaGACGTGCGTCTGCCTCGAGCGCATCACATTGCCCGAAGATTTCAAG TCTGAAGTGTACGTCTACTACGGGCTGACCAACTTCTACCAGAACCACAGACGATACGTGAAGTCCCGAGACGACACACAGCTTCTGGGCAAGCCGCTTCAGACGAACCTCGACTGCGAACCCTTTGCACAGGATCCCAAGACAGGGAAACCCATTGCACCCTGTGGTGCCATTGCAAACAGCATCTTCAATG ACACGCTCACCCTCAAGTACCGCCACAAGCAAGACCGTGACGGCATCGAAGACCCCACCATGGTACACATGCTGTTTGACAAGATTGCCTGGCCGACCGACCGCAGGGTCAAGTTTAGGAACCCGCCAG GCATGAATTTCAATGGCACCGCTAAGCCGCCAAACTGGCCGCTCCCCGTGGAGGATGTTGGTGGCTTTGAGAACGAGTCCCTGATTGTCTGGATGCGTACTGCTGCGCTGCCCACTTTCCGCAAGCTCTACGGCCGTGTGGACCACTCGCGCGAGCTCTTCGTCAGCTCGCTGCCCAAAGGGGACTACGACCTGGAGATTGTGTACC GCTACCCGGTGATGCCATTCAAGGGCAGCAAGCGCATCATCCTCTCCAACACATCGTGGCTGGGTGGCCGCAACCCGTTCCTTGGCATCGCCTACATCGCCGTGGGCAGCCTCTGCCTGGCGCTGGCCTTCGTCTTCCTCGTCATACACAACAAGTTTGGCAAGAA